A stretch of Candidatus Thermoplasmatota archaeon DNA encodes these proteins:
- a CDS encoding ZIP family metal transporter: MFELVYIILATVVVSLISFVGVITLILKNSVLNKILLVLVGLSAGALMGGAFLHLLPEGIESSEKFGMSLLDVFLFVLVGFILFFVVEKVLHWRHCHRGECDVHTFRYMNLLGDSIHNFIDGMIVAASFMSSIPLGITTTIAISTHEIPQEIGDFGVLIYGSFSKKKAITLNFLVALTAVVGGIVGYFISSGVENVVLYILPFAAGGFIYISATDLVPEIRKELDFKKYMVTLTVFICGILLMWFTKIMFHE, from the coding sequence GTGTTTGAGCTAGTATATATTATTTTAGCTACTGTTGTTGTTTCACTTATCTCTTTTGTTGGTGTTATTACGTTAATTTTAAAAAACTCAGTATTGAATAAAATCTTACTTGTTCTAGTTGGACTGTCTGCTGGTGCTTTAATGGGTGGTGCTTTTCTGCATCTTCTACCTGAAGGTATTGAAAGTAGCGAAAAATTTGGTATGTCTCTGCTTGATGTGTTTCTTTTTGTTCTTGTTGGTTTTATTTTGTTTTTTGTTGTAGAGAAAGTTCTTCATTGGCGTCATTGCCATAGGGGAGAATGTGATGTACATACCTTTCGTTATATGAACCTTCTTGGGGACTCTATTCATAATTTTATTGATGGGATGATTGTTGCTGCGAGTTTTATGTCCTCAATCCCGCTTGGTATAACTACTACTATTGCGATATCAACCCATGAAATACCTCAAGAGATTGGTGATTTTGGTGTTTTGATTTATGGTAGTTTTTCTAAGAAAAAAGCAATTACATTAAATTTTCTTGTGGCATTAACAGCTGTTGTTGGTGGTATAGTTGGATATTTTATTTCTAGTGGTGTTGAAAATGTAGTTTTGTATATTCTTCCTTTTGCGGCTGGAGGTTTTATCTATATTTCAGCAACGGATCTAGTTCCTGAGATTAGGAAAGAACTTGATTTTAAAAAATATATGGTTACGCTCACTGTTTTTATTTGTGGTATACTTCTCATGTGGTTTACTAAGATCATGTTCCATGAGTGA
- a CDS encoding cupin domain-containing protein has translation MILLKHVHYTDVELEEPSEQGIKDMKVRWLISKKDGAENFAMRLFEVEPGGYSPLHQHDWEHEVFILEGNGVAFDRVHEKPFKQGDVFFIKPMEWHQLINRGKKPLKFLCLIPYKNK, from the coding sequence GTGATATTGTTGAAACACGTGCATTATACTGATGTTGAGTTGGAAGAGCCATCTGAACAGGGAATAAAAGATATGAAAGTGCGGTGGCTTATTTCAAAAAAGGATGGTGCTGAGAATTTTGCTATGCGTCTTTTTGAGGTTGAACCTGGTGGTTATTCCCCTTTGCATCAGCATGATTGGGAGCATGAGGTTTTTATTTTAGAAGGAAATGGCGTTGCGTTTGATAGGGTTCATGAAAAACCGTTTAAACAGGGTGACGTGTTTTTTATTAAACCTATGGAGTGGCACCAGCTTATAAACAGAGGGAAAAAACCATTGAAATTTCTTTGTTTGATTCCTTATAAAAATAAATGA
- the xth gene encoding exodeoxyribonuclease III encodes MKLLCWNVNGIRAADKKGLFDWFIKTSPDILCLQEIKASPEQVPPHLRNMPGYHIFWNPAEHKGYSGVVTYTKIKLISVKTGFGIDKFDKEGRILITEYKSFTLFNIYFPNGKQGPERLDYKLKFYDTFLSYADNLKAKGKNIIVCGDFNTAHKEIDLARPKENEKISGFLPIERAWIDTFIDHGYIDTFRYFNKEPNQYSWWDMKTGARERNVGWRIDYFFVNKEFMPKVKNAFILQDVMGSDHCPVGIEIKI; translated from the coding sequence ATGAAACTTTTATGCTGGAATGTAAATGGCATCCGCGCAGCTGATAAAAAAGGACTGTTTGATTGGTTCATAAAAACATCACCCGATATCCTTTGTTTACAAGAAATCAAGGCTTCGCCAGAACAGGTACCACCTCATCTTAGAAACATGCCTGGCTATCATATTTTTTGGAATCCTGCAGAGCACAAGGGATACAGTGGTGTAGTAACATACACAAAAATAAAACTAATTAGCGTGAAAACAGGTTTTGGGATAGATAAATTCGACAAAGAGGGTAGAATTCTTATTACAGAATACAAGTCGTTCACATTGTTCAACATATATTTTCCGAATGGTAAACAAGGACCGGAAAGACTTGATTACAAACTTAAGTTCTATGATACCTTTCTCTCATACGCTGATAACCTAAAAGCAAAAGGAAAAAACATCATAGTCTGTGGTGACTTCAACACTGCGCACAAGGAAATAGATTTGGCTAGGCCAAAAGAAAACGAAAAAATATCTGGTTTCTTACCAATTGAGAGGGCATGGATTGACACGTTCATCGACCATGGCTACATAGATACTTTTAGGTATTTTAACAAAGAACCAAACCAATACTCTTGGTGGGATATGAAAACAGGTGCGCGTGAACGCAATGTTGGTTGGAGGATTGATTATTTTTTTGTAAACAAAGAATTTATGCCTAAAGTAAAAAATGCTTTCATCCTGCAGGATGTGATGGGTTCTGATCATTGTCCAGTTGGTATAGAAATAAAAATCTGA